In [Chlorobium] sp. 445, one DNA window encodes the following:
- a CDS encoding ribonuclease HI — MTPKTPKKKVTIYTDGACSGNPGKGGWGAVLLYADKQLELSGFEAETTNNRMELLAAIKALEALKEPCEVDLFSDSAYLVNAFEQGWIESWQKNGWKTANKKPVQNQDLWKRLVELCKTHQVRFHKVKGHSDNEHNNRCDALATAAIRTADLRADSSPAGL, encoded by the coding sequence ATGACGCCTAAGACGCCTAAGAAAAAGGTTACCATCTACACCGATGGCGCGTGCAGTGGCAATCCGGGCAAAGGTGGCTGGGGTGCAGTGCTGCTCTATGCTGACAAGCAACTCGAACTCTCGGGCTTTGAAGCAGAGACGACCAACAACCGCATGGAACTGCTTGCTGCTATCAAAGCTCTCGAAGCCCTCAAAGAACCTTGCGAAGTTGATTTGTTCAGCGATTCTGCTTATCTCGTCAATGCGTTCGAGCAAGGCTGGATTGAGAGTTGGCAAAAAAATGGCTGGAAAACCGCCAATAAGAAACCTGTGCAGAATCAAGACCTTTGGAAGCGGTTAGTCGAACTCTGCAAGACACATCAGGTTCGTTTTCATAAAGTCAAAGGACACAGCGACAACGAGCACAACAATCGGTGTGATGCTTTAGCGACAGCAGCGATTCGCACTGCTGACTTACGCGCAGATTCATCGCCAGCAGGATTATAG
- a CDS encoding thioredoxin-dependent thiol peroxidase, whose product MLSVFSLRLLVSSFVLLYLTGCAAKPNDTALKVGDMAPDFELKADDGRTVKLSDYKDKTVVLFFYPKDETPGCTKEACAFRDTYDDFKAAGIEVFGISVDNIDSHQAFKKKQNLNFTLLSDETKDVSKKYGVLGLMGYSQRVTFLIGKGGIIKKIFKDVNPEQHAKEVLEIAKAV is encoded by the coding sequence ATGTTATCAGTCTTTTCACTTCGCTTGCTTGTTAGCTCATTTGTCTTGCTTTACCTCACTGGGTGCGCTGCCAAACCTAATGATACCGCCTTGAAAGTTGGCGATATGGCACCTGACTTTGAACTCAAAGCAGACGATGGGCGCACTGTAAAGCTCTCTGATTACAAGGACAAAACCGTTGTGCTCTTTTTCTACCCCAAAGATGAAACACCGGGCTGCACGAAGGAAGCCTGTGCGTTTCGCGACACCTACGATGACTTCAAAGCTGCTGGCATTGAGGTCTTCGGTATTAGCGTCGATAACATCGACTCACATCAAGCCTTCAAGAAAAAGCAAAATCTCAACTTCACGCTGCTCTCCGATGAGACAAAAGACGTCTCCAAGAAGTATGGTGTCCTTGGTCTGATGGGCTATTCGCAACGCGTTACCTTTCTGATTGGTAAAGGTGGCATCATTAAGAAAATTTTCAAGGATGTCAACCCAGAGCAGCACGCCAAAGAAGTGCTGGAAATTGCAAAAGCGGTGTAA